One Streptomyces sp. P9-A2 DNA window includes the following coding sequences:
- a CDS encoding PLD nuclease N-terminal domain-containing protein: MLRVLMFLVPLALSVYAFIDCISTKDEDIRHMPKPLWAILVLLFPLVGSISWIIAGKKRHPAGAGAVGSAWSRGGSRQQWVAPDDNPDFLKSLGEEKNGPGGKNTDPDPDREKGTDKGKERDEKPEAD, from the coding sequence ATGCTCAGGGTGCTGATGTTCCTCGTCCCCCTCGCCCTGAGCGTCTACGCGTTCATCGACTGCATCAGCACGAAGGACGAGGACATTCGTCACATGCCCAAGCCGCTGTGGGCGATCCTCGTGCTGCTGTTCCCGCTCGTCGGCTCGATCTCGTGGATCATCGCCGGCAAGAAGCGGCACCCCGCGGGCGCCGGTGCCGTCGGCTCCGCCTGGAGCCGGGGCGGCAGCCGGCAGCAGTGGGTGGCCCCGGACGACAACCCCGACTTCCTGAAGTCGCTCGGCGAGGAGAAGAACGGACCCGGGGGGAAGAACACCGACCCGGACCCGGACCGGGAAAAGGGTACGGACAAGGGCAAGGAACGGGACGAGAAGCCCGAAGCCGACTGA